One Brachybacterium kimchii genomic window carries:
- the secF gene encoding protein translocase subunit SecF produces the protein MRLSTANLGNDLHTGAVSVPIVRRRRTWYLISVIVVVILGSIALVRGVNLGIEFTGGSEFQVSGVSSSQESQARDVVREVVSDNEPKVTMIGGSTLRVQTAQLDTQQTQQVAQDLADTYSVPVSDVSTSYIGPVWGGDVTTKMARGVAVFIVLVAAVMALYFRNVKTSLAAMITLVHDMLFTAAVYGVVGFEITPATVIGFLTILGYSLYDTIVVFDKMRENTAHLTDQNRRTYAESVELAANQTLMRSLNTSIVALLPVGSILAIGAFVLGAGTLKDISLALFIGIFVGTYSSVFLAPGLVVTLRGREKDIASHSRRVLEARSAGSEGTGEDDASDGDLETAGGSTTTTTRRRR, from the coding sequence ATGAGGCTCAGCACGGCGAATCTCGGCAACGACCTGCACACCGGTGCGGTCTCCGTCCCCATCGTGCGGCGCCGGCGCACCTGGTACCTCATCAGCGTCATCGTCGTCGTCATCCTCGGCAGCATTGCGCTGGTGCGCGGCGTGAACCTGGGCATCGAGTTCACCGGCGGATCCGAGTTCCAGGTTTCCGGCGTCAGCTCGTCCCAGGAGTCGCAGGCGCGCGACGTCGTGCGCGAGGTCGTCAGCGACAACGAGCCGAAGGTGACGATGATCGGCGGCAGCACGCTCCGCGTGCAGACCGCCCAGCTCGACACCCAGCAGACCCAGCAGGTCGCCCAGGACCTGGCGGACACCTACAGCGTGCCCGTCTCCGACGTCTCGACCTCCTACATCGGCCCGGTCTGGGGCGGCGACGTCACCACCAAGATGGCCCGTGGCGTGGCCGTGTTCATCGTCCTGGTCGCCGCCGTGATGGCGCTCTACTTCCGCAACGTGAAGACCTCGCTCGCCGCGATGATCACACTCGTGCACGACATGCTCTTCACCGCCGCGGTGTACGGCGTCGTCGGCTTCGAGATCACCCCGGCCACCGTGATCGGCTTCCTCACGATCCTCGGGTACTCGTTGTACGACACCATCGTCGTGTTCGACAAGATGCGCGAGAACACCGCGCACCTGACGGACCAGAACCGCAGGACCTACGCGGAGTCCGTCGAACTCGCGGCGAACCAGACGCTCATGCGCTCGCTGAACACCTCGATCGTCGCTCTGCTGCCCGTGGGCTCGATCCTCGCGATCGGCGCCTTCGTGCTCGGCGCGGGCACCCTCAAGGACATCTCCCTGGCCCTGTTCATCGGCATCTTCGTGGGCACCTACTCCTCGGTGTTCCTCGCTCCCGGCCTCGTGGTGACCCTGCGCGGACGCGAGAAGGACATCGCCTCCCACAGTCGCAGGGTCCTCGAGGCCCGCAGCGCGGGCAGCGAGGGAACCGGCGAGGACGACGCCTCCGACGGTGACCTCGAGACCGCCGGGGGCTCCACGACCACCACGACCAGGAGACGCCGATGA
- the secD gene encoding protein translocase subunit SecD — MSARRTSLGGLVLLIVILIGIVGAGVWKGGWQASPKLALDLEGGTQIILQASTTDGSAIDADSMDQAREIISQRVNAMGVAETEISVQGGTNIVVDVPGNLDEETREALGATAALSFRPVLATLDASGTGTAKASDDGGSDPSDEVFTGALTLDDPYAPNSTAQATGASDASDGASDSGGDGSSSDVPAAWSSDWATTALQSQAAAVDCTHPEAQQEIASSAPNSQPVVACSDDGSAKYLLGPEVLPGTVVTNASVGSDTNSSGQSTGAYLVNMQFTSEGSKTFGTMTDALYNKKGATDSFAIVLDGQVVSAPYVQTPSSNGASISGNFDQDTAKQLADQLKFGALPLQFDIQSEQQISATLGGDQLEKGLIAGIIGLVLVVAYAALQYRVLSIVTTSSLVVTGVLTYLTLTVLSHIPEIGYRLSLAGVTGLIVAIAFTADSFIVYFERVRDEIRDGRGIVAAVDHGWNRAKRTILASDTVNLIASIVLYILSTGSVRGFAFTLGLTTIMDLVVVFLFTHPLLQTLVRSRFFGKGHPMSGLDPAQLGRQVPAYAGRGRVRSAAERGPVDGADDEAPVRETLAQRKARLAREAREGTATGETTRKGASADTGPDPGGEDSGSQGDEDGSDAR; from the coding sequence ATGAGCGCACGTCGCACGTCCCTGGGAGGACTCGTCCTCCTGATCGTGATCCTGATCGGCATCGTCGGTGCCGGGGTCTGGAAGGGCGGCTGGCAGGCCTCCCCGAAGCTCGCCCTCGATCTCGAGGGAGGCACGCAGATCATCCTCCAGGCGAGCACCACCGATGGCTCCGCCATCGATGCCGACTCGATGGATCAGGCCCGCGAGATCATCTCCCAGCGCGTGAACGCGATGGGTGTCGCCGAGACGGAGATCAGCGTCCAGGGCGGCACCAACATCGTCGTCGACGTGCCCGGGAACCTCGACGAGGAGACGCGCGAGGCGCTCGGCGCGACCGCGGCGCTGTCGTTCCGGCCCGTGCTCGCCACCCTCGACGCCTCGGGGACGGGCACCGCGAAGGCCAGCGACGACGGGGGCTCCGACCCCTCGGACGAGGTGTTCACCGGCGCGCTCACGCTGGACGACCCGTATGCGCCGAACTCGACCGCGCAGGCGACCGGCGCCTCCGATGCGTCCGACGGCGCCTCCGACAGCGGCGGCGACGGCTCGTCCTCCGACGTGCCGGCCGCGTGGTCCTCGGACTGGGCGACCACGGCGCTGCAGTCGCAGGCGGCCGCCGTGGACTGCACCCATCCCGAGGCGCAGCAGGAGATCGCGTCCTCGGCCCCGAACTCCCAGCCCGTCGTGGCCTGCAGCGACGACGGCTCGGCCAAGTACCTGCTGGGCCCGGAGGTCCTGCCCGGCACCGTGGTGACCAACGCCAGCGTGGGCAGCGACACGAACTCCTCGGGTCAGTCGACCGGCGCCTACCTGGTGAACATGCAGTTCACCTCCGAGGGCAGCAAGACCTTCGGCACCATGACCGATGCGCTCTACAACAAGAAGGGCGCGACCGACTCCTTCGCGATCGTCCTGGACGGCCAGGTCGTCTCCGCCCCCTACGTGCAGACGCCCTCCTCCAACGGCGCCTCGATCAGCGGCAACTTCGACCAGGACACCGCGAAGCAGCTGGCCGACCAGCTGAAGTTCGGCGCCCTGCCGCTGCAGTTCGACATCCAGTCGGAGCAGCAGATCTCCGCGACGCTCGGCGGCGACCAGCTCGAGAAGGGCCTCATCGCAGGCATCATCGGACTGGTCCTCGTGGTCGCCTACGCGGCCCTGCAGTACCGGGTGCTCTCGATCGTGACGACCTCGAGCCTCGTGGTCACCGGTGTGCTCACCTATCTGACGCTCACCGTGCTCTCGCACATCCCGGAGATCGGCTACCGCCTCTCGCTCGCGGGTGTGACGGGTCTGATCGTCGCGATCGCCTTCACGGCCGATTCGTTCATCGTCTACTTCGAGCGCGTGCGCGACGAGATACGCGACGGCCGCGGCATCGTCGCGGCCGTCGACCACGGCTGGAACCGCGCCAAGCGCACCATCCTCGCCTCGGACACGGTGAACCTCATCGCCTCGATCGTGCTGTACATCCTGTCCACGGGCAGCGTGCGCGGCTTCGCGTTCACGCTGGGCCTCACCACGATCATGGATCTCGTGGTGGTGTTCCTGTTCACCCACCCGCTGCTGCAGACCCTCGTGCGCAGCCGCTTCTTCGGCAAGGGGCACCCCATGAGCGGGCTCGATCCCGCCCAGCTCGGGCGCCAGGTCCCCGCCTACGCGGGCCGCGGGCGCGTCCGCTCGGCCGCCGAGCGCGGCCCGGTCGACGGCGCGGACGACGAGGCCCCTGTGCGCGAGACCCTCGCCCAGCGCAAGGCGCGCCTGGCACGCGAGGCCCGCGAGGGGACGGCGACGGGGGAGACGACCCGGAAGGGGGCGTCCGCGGACACCGGCCCGGATCCCGGCGGCGAGGACAGCGGATCGCAGGGCGACGAGGACGGGAGTGACGCACGATGA
- the ruvB gene encoding Holliday junction branch migration DNA helicase RuvB, protein MSASTEGFDEADDGGRTLTSAESGALERAAEAALRPKSLADFVGQEVVREQLSLVLDAAKGRGRAPEHMLLSGPPGLGKTTLAMIIATELSVPLRITSGPAVQHAGDLAAILSALEEGEVLFIDEIHRLARPAEEMLYIAMEDFRVDVVVGKGVGATSIPLELPPFTVVGATTRAGLLPAPLRDRFGFTGHLDYYRAEELHRVVTRSAGQLAVEIEDEAAGEISSRSRGTPRIANRLLRRVRDWAQVRGDGRLDLDAARRALDVYEVDARGLDRLDRAVISALCKRFAGGPVGLSTLAVSVGEETETVETVVEPYLVREGFLTRTPRGRIATPLAWSHLGLAAPEPAQGATPPLGRF, encoded by the coding sequence GTGAGCGCGTCGACGGAGGGCTTCGACGAGGCCGACGACGGCGGGCGCACCCTCACGAGCGCGGAGTCGGGCGCCCTCGAGCGGGCCGCCGAGGCCGCGCTGCGTCCGAAGAGCCTCGCGGACTTCGTCGGCCAGGAGGTCGTGCGCGAGCAGCTCTCGCTGGTGCTCGACGCCGCCAAGGGCCGTGGGCGCGCGCCCGAGCACATGCTCCTCTCGGGCCCCCCGGGGCTCGGCAAGACGACCCTCGCGATGATCATCGCGACCGAACTGTCCGTCCCCCTGCGCATCACCTCCGGTCCCGCCGTGCAGCACGCGGGGGACCTCGCCGCGATCCTCTCCGCCCTCGAGGAGGGGGAGGTGCTGTTCATCGACGAGATCCACCGGCTCGCGCGTCCCGCCGAGGAGATGCTCTACATCGCCATGGAGGACTTCCGCGTCGACGTGGTGGTCGGCAAGGGCGTCGGCGCGACCTCGATCCCGCTCGAGCTGCCGCCCTTCACCGTCGTCGGCGCGACGACGCGCGCGGGTCTCCTGCCCGCGCCGCTGCGCGACCGCTTCGGGTTCACCGGACACCTCGACTACTACCGGGCCGAGGAGCTGCACCGCGTGGTCACCCGCTCGGCCGGGCAGCTCGCGGTCGAGATCGAGGACGAGGCGGCCGGCGAGATCTCCTCCCGCTCGCGCGGCACGCCCCGCATCGCCAACCGCCTGCTGCGGCGCGTGCGCGACTGGGCGCAGGTGCGCGGCGACGGACGGCTCGACCTCGACGCCGCCCGTCGCGCCCTGGACGTCTACGAGGTGGACGCGAGAGGCCTGGACCGCCTCGACCGCGCCGTGATCTCGGCGCTGTGCAAGCGGTTCGCCGGGGGACCGGTGGGGCTGTCGACCCTCGCGGTGTCGGTGGGCGAGGAGACGGAGACCGTCGAGACGGTCGTCGAGCCGTACCTCGTGCGCGAGGGCTTCCTCACGCGCACGCCGCGCGGCCGCATCGCGACCCCGCTGGCCTGGTCGCACCTGGGGCTCGCGGCCCCCGAGCCCGCACAGGGCGCGACCCCGCCGCTCGGGCGGTTCTGA
- a CDS encoding preprotein translocase subunit YajC, translating into MQSMIPLIVMFGAMILLMVWMSSRQRKAQAAQQEKVRALGVGDEVRTHSGFFGLIVEEYDDVVILETESGAHTKWARQAIAGAADPNAAHNDAPAPEGETVESTEGSEASRPTQDATALDSTAGGAEDRAESLPDFDSESPASADAGREGEIPGVTTRGDEPRTAR; encoded by the coding sequence ATGCAGTCCATGATCCCCCTCATCGTGATGTTCGGTGCGATGATCCTGCTGATGGTCTGGATGTCCAGCCGCCAGCGCAAGGCCCAGGCCGCCCAGCAGGAGAAGGTCCGGGCGCTCGGCGTCGGGGACGAGGTCCGCACCCACTCCGGCTTCTTCGGGCTCATCGTCGAGGAGTACGACGACGTCGTCATCCTCGAGACCGAGTCCGGCGCGCACACCAAGTGGGCCCGCCAGGCGATCGCCGGCGCGGCGGATCCGAACGCCGCGCACAACGACGCCCCCGCCCCCGAGGGCGAGACCGTCGAGAGCACGGAGGGCTCCGAGGCCTCGCGCCCCACGCAGGACGCCACCGCGCTCGACTCGACCGCAGGCGGCGCCGAGGATCGCGCGGAGTCCCTGCCCGACTTCGACAGCGAGTCGCCGGCATCGGCCGATGCCGGCCGCGAGGGCGAGATCCCCGGCGTCACCACCCGGGGCGACGAGCCCCGCACCGCACGCTGA